The following are encoded together in the Thunnus albacares chromosome 7, fThuAlb1.1, whole genome shotgun sequence genome:
- the bncr gene encoding protein Bouncer isoform X3: MFTPNMLQLLHITVLWFHLLPSLLCDNLRCYYSPVLEKEISFELIVTECPPDELCFKADGRYGNYSALSARGCMAEKDCSQVHRLRLKGIIYTMSYACCDWPYCNSCLNVTAKLSITVALVTVAVIASL, encoded by the exons ATGTTCAC GCCGAACATGTTGCAGCTCCTGCATATTACTGTGTTGTGGTTCCACCTTCTCCCGTCGCTGCTCTGTGACAACCTGCGCTGCTACTACAGCCCTGTCCTGGAGAAAGAGATATCATTCGAGCTCATCGTGACAGAGTGCCCTCCTGATGAGCTGTGTTTCAAGGCAGATGGTCGTTACGGTAACTATAGTGCCCTGTCGGCCcgtggctgcatggcagagaaGGACTGCAGCCAAGTGCACCGCCTCCGCCTCAAAGGAATCATCTACACCATGAGCTACGCCTGCTGTGATTGGCCGTACTGTAACTCCTGCCTGAATGTCACAGCCAAACTCTCCATCACTGTAGCACTTGTGACTGTAGCTGTGATAGCCAGCTTGTGA
- the bncr gene encoding protein Bouncer isoform X2, with the protein MNLTRPNMLQLLHITVLWFHLLPSLLCDNLRCYYSPVLEKEISFELIVTECPPDELCFKADGRYGNYSALSARGCMAEKDCSQVHRLRLKGIIYTMSYACCDWPYCNSCLNVTAKLSITVALVTVAVIASL; encoded by the exons ATGAACCTAACTAG GCCGAACATGTTGCAGCTCCTGCATATTACTGTGTTGTGGTTCCACCTTCTCCCGTCGCTGCTCTGTGACAACCTGCGCTGCTACTACAGCCCTGTCCTGGAGAAAGAGATATCATTCGAGCTCATCGTGACAGAGTGCCCTCCTGATGAGCTGTGTTTCAAGGCAGATGGTCGTTACGGTAACTATAGTGCCCTGTCGGCCcgtggctgcatggcagagaaGGACTGCAGCCAAGTGCACCGCCTCCGCCTCAAAGGAATCATCTACACCATGAGCTACGCCTGCTGTGATTGGCCGTACTGTAACTCCTGCCTGAATGTCACAGCCAAACTCTCCATCACTGTAGCACTTGTGACTGTAGCTGTGATAGCCAGCTTGTGA
- the bncr gene encoding protein Bouncer isoform X4: MLQLLHITVLWFHLLPSLLCDNLRCYYSPVLEKEISFELIVTECPPDELCFKADGRYGNYSALSARGCMAEKDCSQVHRLRLKGIIYTMSYACCDWPYCNSCLNVTAKLSITVALVTVAVIASL, translated from the coding sequence ATGTTGCAGCTCCTGCATATTACTGTGTTGTGGTTCCACCTTCTCCCGTCGCTGCTCTGTGACAACCTGCGCTGCTACTACAGCCCTGTCCTGGAGAAAGAGATATCATTCGAGCTCATCGTGACAGAGTGCCCTCCTGATGAGCTGTGTTTCAAGGCAGATGGTCGTTACGGTAACTATAGTGCCCTGTCGGCCcgtggctgcatggcagagaaGGACTGCAGCCAAGTGCACCGCCTCCGCCTCAAAGGAATCATCTACACCATGAGCTACGCCTGCTGTGATTGGCCGTACTGTAACTCCTGCCTGAATGTCACAGCCAAACTCTCCATCACTGTAGCACTTGTGACTGTAGCTGTGATAGCCAGCTTGTGA
- the bncr gene encoding protein Bouncer isoform X1: MTKRIEPNMLQLLHITVLWFHLLPSLLCDNLRCYYSPVLEKEISFELIVTECPPDELCFKADGRYGNYSALSARGCMAEKDCSQVHRLRLKGIIYTMSYACCDWPYCNSCLNVTAKLSITVALVTVAVIASL, from the exons ATGACGAAGAGGATTGA GCCGAACATGTTGCAGCTCCTGCATATTACTGTGTTGTGGTTCCACCTTCTCCCGTCGCTGCTCTGTGACAACCTGCGCTGCTACTACAGCCCTGTCCTGGAGAAAGAGATATCATTCGAGCTCATCGTGACAGAGTGCCCTCCTGATGAGCTGTGTTTCAAGGCAGATGGTCGTTACGGTAACTATAGTGCCCTGTCGGCCcgtggctgcatggcagagaaGGACTGCAGCCAAGTGCACCGCCTCCGCCTCAAAGGAATCATCTACACCATGAGCTACGCCTGCTGTGATTGGCCGTACTGTAACTCCTGCCTGAATGTCACAGCCAAACTCTCCATCACTGTAGCACTTGTGACTGTAGCTGTGATAGCCAGCTTGTGA